From a region of the Verrucomicrobiales bacterium genome:
- a CDS encoding response regulator, which produces MSGPTESRRESDPSVAGIQSVVSWLQAIAPYGILTTDRSLRIQTWNQWLVFHSGLSASEAIGRSLVELFPDLQQRRLLSRFESALAGEISVLSTALHKYLLPFPVTIEGCRSQWMLQTARIAPLPDEDRIVGTITIIEDVTQREFHAYTLRRQQELDRLLSESLGAMMESTHVVQDLGAILTPMLPYLGFDAHFCYVWHPGINLFQLRSCSGVPTAQREVMRAKRLANEDRLNSSGGPANILKTMAKHAKVLTALGMSGVSCWPLSIADEVLGFISFGSYPPSVLEREEYQLLSRLVHFLALALDRASKSQRVLAASRAKDDFLAALSHELRTPLNPVLMLASDGAQNPELAASVRESFRLIEKNALLEARLIDDLLDLTRIENGKVSLDLLTIDGHTAVMDAIENVRTDAAQKNIVVVLQLQADRSYVHADPARLQQILWNVIKNGIKFTPPGGRLWISSSVEGESKYWKLEVKDTGIGMEPAELARIFDAFSQGEHASEGGRHRFGGLGLGLAITKKLVELFEGTIEASSPGRGRGSTFLVRLPLSTAPPSSEAPARPLRSPPAAPSTSFQSDAPAFRILLVEDHEPTRSPFASLLGRRGYEVVAVGSGVEALEAAARSGFDVVLADIDLPDIDGHSLMGFLNKRYGLKGLALTGHGTETDVAKSLESGFVAHFTKPINLSALEEVLRELLASRRDS; this is translated from the coding sequence ATGAGCGGCCCAACCGAAAGCAGGCGGGAATCGGACCCCAGCGTGGCGGGGATTCAGTCCGTAGTGAGTTGGCTTCAGGCCATAGCGCCCTACGGCATCCTGACCACTGATCGGTCCCTTCGCATTCAAACATGGAATCAGTGGTTGGTTTTCCACAGCGGCCTGTCTGCTTCGGAGGCTATCGGGCGCAGCCTGGTGGAACTATTTCCCGACCTGCAGCAACGACGTCTTTTGTCCCGGTTCGAAAGCGCTCTGGCCGGGGAGATCAGTGTGTTGTCCACGGCCCTCCACAAATACCTGCTGCCATTTCCCGTTACTATCGAGGGTTGCCGGTCCCAGTGGATGCTCCAGACGGCGCGCATCGCTCCGTTGCCCGATGAGGATCGCATCGTGGGAACGATCACGATCATCGAAGATGTGACTCAACGGGAGTTTCACGCTTACACCCTCCGACGGCAGCAGGAGTTGGATCGTCTCCTCTCCGAATCCTTGGGAGCCATGATGGAGTCCACCCATGTTGTGCAGGATCTGGGTGCCATCCTCACGCCGATGCTGCCGTATCTTGGTTTTGATGCTCATTTTTGCTACGTCTGGCATCCTGGAATCAATCTGTTTCAACTTCGCTCCTGCTCCGGGGTGCCCACCGCTCAGCGCGAGGTGATGCGCGCGAAAAGGTTGGCGAATGAAGACCGCCTCAACTCTTCTGGTGGGCCCGCCAACATCCTTAAAACGATGGCCAAGCACGCAAAGGTTCTGACGGCTTTAGGCATGAGCGGCGTGAGCTGTTGGCCTCTCTCGATCGCGGATGAGGTGTTGGGTTTCATCTCTTTTGGAAGTTATCCCCCGAGCGTGCTCGAAAGGGAGGAGTACCAGCTGCTGTCCCGCCTGGTGCATTTTCTGGCTCTCGCTCTGGATCGGGCGTCCAAGTCGCAACGAGTCTTGGCGGCCTCGCGGGCCAAGGATGATTTCCTGGCCGCGCTTTCGCACGAACTCCGAACTCCGCTCAACCCCGTTCTCATGTTAGCGAGCGATGGGGCACAGAACCCGGAGCTCGCGGCTTCGGTCCGGGAATCCTTTCGTTTAATTGAGAAAAACGCGCTCCTAGAGGCCCGATTGATTGATGATCTGCTGGACCTCACGCGGATCGAGAACGGAAAGGTAAGTCTGGACCTTCTGACGATAGACGGGCACACGGCCGTGATGGATGCGATCGAGAATGTTCGGACCGATGCCGCCCAAAAGAACATCGTGGTGGTCCTGCAGCTCCAAGCCGATCGAAGTTATGTCCATGCAGATCCGGCCCGTTTGCAGCAGATTCTTTGGAACGTAATTAAAAACGGCATCAAATTCACTCCTCCGGGCGGACGCCTGTGGATCTCGAGCAGCGTGGAAGGGGAATCCAAGTATTGGAAGTTGGAGGTCAAAGATACGGGCATTGGCATGGAGCCGGCGGAGCTCGCTCGGATTTTTGATGCCTTCTCACAGGGCGAGCACGCGTCGGAGGGCGGCAGACACCGCTTTGGGGGCTTGGGCCTGGGCTTGGCGATCACTAAGAAGCTGGTCGAACTCTTCGAAGGCACCATCGAAGCCAGCAGCCCGGGGCGGGGGCGAGGCTCCACCTTTTTGGTTCGACTTCCGCTCTCCACGGCACCGCCGAGCTCCGAGGCTCCCGCGCGCCCGTTAAGGTCTCCCCCCGCGGCACCTTCAACATCGTTCCAAAGCGATGCCCCCGCGTTTCGGATTCTATTGGTCGAGGATCATGAGCCGACGCGGTCACCTTTTGCATCGCTGTTGGGGCGACGGGGTTATGAGGTTGTTGCCGTGGGGTCAGGGGTGGAAGCGTTGGAAGCAGCCGCGCGGTCCGGATTTGATGTGGTGCTGGCCGACATTGATCTTCCGGACATAGACGGGCACTCATTAATGGGATTTCTCAATAAACGTTATGGACTCAAAGGCCTTGCCTTGACGGGCCATGGCACAGAGACGGATGTGGCAAAGAGTCTGGAGTCCGGGTTCGTGGCGCATTTCACCAAACCCATCAACCTCTCGGCTCTGGAGGAAGTCTTGCGGGAGCTTCTCGCTTCTCGCCGAGACTCGTAA
- the cheB gene encoding chemotaxis-specific protein-glutamate methyltransferase CheB: MKRVRILIVDDSAFARKVVREIVQSERTEVVGAARDGHEALALAASLNPDLIICDLAMPGLDGIEFIRRQMAARPVPILILSSAAQDAAEVFTALNSGAVDVVHKPSGLANDLLRDVKVDLMEKIMLIMRIAPEKQAPVSTIAASPERIAFERRIDLVAIGISTGGPQALRRLIPLFPRSFPAPIAIVLHMPVGYTAMYAEQLNEICALEVKEAAEGDVLEPGMVLLAQAGRHLTVQRTGTGSVISRLSVQPINKLHRPSVDVLFRSVAETFGARALGVVMTGMGDDGKEGAGCIKASGGTVITEAEQSCVIYGMPRSVVEARLSDSAVPLDQMAETIINFA, from the coding sequence ATGAAACGTGTTCGCATTTTGATCGTTGATGATTCGGCGTTTGCCCGCAAGGTGGTGCGCGAAATTGTGCAGAGTGAGCGAACCGAGGTGGTCGGAGCGGCCCGCGACGGCCACGAGGCGTTGGCGCTGGCGGCCAGTTTAAACCCCGATCTGATCATCTGCGACCTCGCCATGCCCGGACTTGATGGCATCGAGTTCATCCGGCGGCAAATGGCGGCAAGGCCCGTTCCAATCCTGATTCTCTCCTCGGCCGCGCAGGATGCCGCGGAGGTCTTCACCGCCTTAAACTCGGGCGCGGTGGATGTGGTGCACAAACCCAGCGGACTGGCGAATGATCTGTTGCGCGACGTTAAGGTGGACCTCATGGAGAAAATCATGCTCATCATGCGCATCGCTCCGGAGAAACAGGCTCCCGTTTCAACCATCGCGGCCTCCCCGGAACGCATCGCATTCGAACGACGAATTGATCTGGTGGCCATCGGGATTTCCACCGGTGGTCCTCAGGCTCTACGTCGGCTCATTCCCTTGTTTCCCAGGAGCTTTCCTGCACCCATCGCCATTGTCCTTCACATGCCTGTTGGCTACACGGCGATGTATGCCGAGCAGTTGAACGAAATCTGCGCGCTGGAGGTTAAGGAGGCCGCCGAAGGGGATGTCCTGGAGCCGGGCATGGTTCTTCTGGCCCAGGCGGGACGCCACCTCACCGTTCAGAGGACAGGCACAGGCAGCGTCATCTCCCGGCTTTCCGTGCAGCCCATCAACAAATTACACCGACCCTCGGTGGATGTTCTCTTTCGATCCGTCGCGGAGACTTTTGGAGCCCGGGCGTTGGGGGTAGTCATGACCGGGATGGGGGACGACGGCAAGGAAGGGGCCGGCTGCATCAAGGCTTCCGGTGGAACGGTTATCACGGAGGCAGAGCAAAGCTGCGTGATCTACGGAATGCCCCGCTCGGTGGTGGAAGCTCGACTCAGCGACTCGGCAGTTCCCTTAGACCAGATGGCCGAAACGATCATTAACTTCGCATGA
- a CDS encoding response regulator, which translates to MKPKILIVDDSSLARRTLRQALEDLGYLVEDVSDGPQAIESFYLHRPDLVILDIVMHGMYGTEVLAKLLEIDPAARVLMLTADVQDSTSSQVRQNGAIGILNKPITREKLAAALKPIFEGGTLWT; encoded by the coding sequence ATGAAACCTAAAATTCTCATTGTGGACGATTCCTCCCTCGCACGTCGAACTCTTCGGCAGGCGTTGGAAGATCTTGGCTATCTCGTCGAGGATGTCTCGGACGGTCCCCAAGCTATCGAATCATTCTACCTGCATAGACCTGATCTAGTGATCCTTGATATCGTGATGCATGGAATGTATGGCACCGAAGTGTTGGCCAAGCTGCTGGAGATAGACCCGGCGGCTCGAGTGCTCATGCTTACCGCCGACGTTCAGGATTCCACCTCCTCGCAGGTGAGGCAAAACGGTGCCATTGGCATCCTCAATAAGCCCATCACGAGGGAGAAGCTTGCCGCCGCCCTCAAGCCCATTTTCGAAGGGGGCACTCTATGGACTTGA